The genomic interval AACACCACAAACAACAGTTTCTGCTGGTGAAGAAGAATTGGAACAACCTCCATACTTCAACTGGAACAAGCGTAACGAAAAGTAGGTAAATAAATATGGCATTTAATATTAAAGAATTATTCATCCCTGCGGATGAATACGATGAAGAGGTCGTCGACCAAGCTGGTTCTGATAATATGGAAAATGCTGATGTGAAAGAGCCCGTTAACCGAAGCAAGAAAGTGCAACGGAACGTCATCAGCATGGACGGTAATCGTGCAGCGCCATCTAAGATTGCGCTATATGAACCACGCACATATGCTGACGCGCAAACAATTGCAACGCAAATCCTGCAAGGGGAAGCGGTTATTGTTAACTTTGGTGGTATTGACGAACGTAATCAATTGCGTGTCTTAGACTATATCGCTGGAGCAGCATTTGCAGTTGATGGCATGGTTGAACGTGTGGGAGAACAAATCTTCCTAGCGACACCACATAACTTCGAAATTACTGGATCTATTTCACAAAATCCGAATCAATAAATAAGGAGAGACAACACCAATGGGTATGATATTTTATGGCTTAAGCCTAGTGCTACAAGCATTTCAAATTATTATTGTCGTTTGGGCGTTGTTATCTTGGCTCCCTGGTGGTCAACAATCTGGTTTTGGTCAAGCACTAGGGCGTTTGGCTGATTTGGTTGTTGGACCAATTCGTCGTATTTTGCCAACTGTGGGCATGTTCGACTTTTCTCCGCTAGTCGCAATTTTATTGCTACAAGGAGCTCAATACGGTCTAGTTAATATCGCACGGACGGTCCTTTATGGATGAGCTTAAACAGCATTTTCGTCCAAGTGAAGTAGCTTTTGTGAATCAAGCTCAAGGATGGGTTAATCAGGCAAGTAAAGAATACCGGCCAATTTTAACCTCGTTCTTAAATCCCCGACAACGTTACATTCTCACCACTTTAGTTAACCGTCAAAATGAGCTTCGTTTAGAAGCAAATGGGATTTTTTCCGATGCTGAAAGTCAACGTGTGTTGATTATGCCTGATTATTATGAGGCACAATCATCAGACTTTGACATGACGTTGATGGAAATTGAATACGCACAAAAGTTTGCGACTTTGCAACATCGAACAATTTTAGGTGCACTAGTCCATAGTGGCCTAAAACGAGAGAGCTTTGGCGATATCGTTGTTGATGAAAATCAACGTTGGCAAATCGCGGTATCAAATAGTATTGCACCGTTTGTGCAGCAAAATTTGGTGCGATTAGGCCGCCAGAAAGTTAAAGCTATTCCTGTAAATGATGATCAAGCAATCACGTTGGTTCAAGATTGGGTCGAATCAGATGTCACTGTAACATCATTACGATTAGACACGCTCGTTGCCCAAGCGTATCGTTTGTCTCGCACACAGGCTAAAGAATTAGTCGAACGTGGACTTGTCAGAGTCAATTGGACGGAAATTATTCAACCTGACTTTACAGTTGCAACAGGCGACATGTTGTCTGTTCGTGGCTATGGTCGTGTACGTTTAGTTCAAGACAACGGTATCACGAAAAAAGAAAAGCATCGCTTGACGATTGCTGTTATTCAAAAGTAGAGGAGTAAATGAAGATGATCACCCCACAAGAAATTCATGCAAAGCAATTTACTGAACGTTCAAATAAATGGTTTGATAAGTCTGAAGTAACAGACTTCTTGGATCAATTGGCGATTCAATTAGAAGAAATGCAACAAGAAAACAACAACTTGCGTACACGTGTTAGTGATGCTGACCAAAACTATGCACAAGTTGAAGAAATGAAGCAATCTGTTAACTCTTCAATCTTGATTGCACAAGAAGCAGCGGAACGTTTGAAGCGTCAAACTGAAGCGGAAGCAGAAGCTACGTTGCAACAAGCGCAAATTGAAGCGCAAAAGATTGTTATGGAAGCCAATGTTAAGGCCAATGCTTTGTTGACTGAAAGCCAAGTTGCAAATGAAGAATTGGCAAAGCACCATGAAGGATTAGAAAACGAAATGGCTGCCTTTAAGTCACACGTTGAATCATTGATTGGAAATGTTTCAGAAATGCTATCTTCTAAGGATTGGGCTGAATTCCAAACTAAGGGACGTCAGGCAAGTCTTGCTATCGTGCCAGAAATGGAAACACCAGTTTATGAAACTGAAGCAGCTGTTGCTGAAGCGCCAGTAGTCGAAGAAGATAAAACTGAAACTATGGTTATCTTCCCGGATTTGGAAGAAAATAACGAAAACTTCTTGAATAAAGACTAATAATTCGTTATTCTTCTATATGTAGTTCTTTAATCAAACGGTAGTTAGTATTCCAGAAAGCGACTTAGGGATGGTGTGAGCCTAGGATGGTGCCGCTAGCTATTTATCAGTAAAGAAAATATTTGAATAAAACTGTTGAGGCGACATTGTCGCAAAAACGGGTGGTACCACGTTAATTAACGTCCCGGGTCAGTATTATACTGGCCTGGGACTTTTTATTTAGAAAGGGTCTCGTAATGAAAATTAAAGAAACGCTGAACCTAGGAAAGACAAAGTTCCCAATGCGTGGGAACTTGCCACAAACTGAATTGCAACGTGAAAACGTTTGGTTCGAAAACAAGGTTTATGAAGCACGTCAAAAGTTGAACGAAGGAAAGCCTTGGTTCATGTTGCATGATGGACCTCCATATGCCAACGGAAACATCCACATTGGACACGCAATGAACAAGATTTCTAAGGATATCTTGGTACGTTACAAGTCAATGAACGGCTTCAATGCACCATTCGTGCCTGGTTGGGACACACACGGTTTGCCAATTGAACAACAATTGACAAAGGCGGGGAAGGACCGTAAGAAGGTTGGACCGGTTATCTGGCGCAAGATGGCGGCTGAATTTGCTGATAAGCAAGTTAAGAAGCAAAAGGATGACTTTAAGCGTCTAGGAATTTCTGCTGAATGGGATAAGCCATACTTGACTAAGGACCAAGACTTCGAAGCTGCTGAAGTTCGTGTCTTTGGTAAGATGGTTGCTCGTGATTTGATTTACCGTGGTAAGAAGCCTGTTCTTTGGTCATGGTCATCAGAATCTGCTTTGGCATTGGCTGAAATCGAATACCACGATGTTACATCAACATCAGTATCATTCTCAGAACGCGTTGTTGATGGTAAGGGTGTCTTGGATAACGATACATACTTCGTTGTTTGGACAACTACACCATGGACAATTCCAGCATCACAAGCGATTGCTGTTAACCCAACATTTGAATATGTTGTGGTAAAGCCTGCTAACTCAGACAAGAAGTTCGTTGTTGCGAACGCTCGTTTGGCTGGCGCAGCCGCTGACTTCGGTTGGGAAGAATACGAAATTGTTAAGACAGTTAAGGGATCAGACATTGATCGCGTAACTGCACAACACCCATACTTGGATCGTGAAATCTTGGTTATTAATGGAGATCACGTTACTGATGAAGCTGGAACCGGACTAGTTCACACAGCACCCGGATTCGGTGAAGATGACTTCTACGCAGCGCAAAGCTACGACTTGCCAGTTATCATGAACGTTGACGGGCAAGGTAAGTTGACTGCGGAAACTGGTGAAGATTTTGCTGGTGTCTTCTACGAAGATGCGAACGAAATTTCATTGGCTAAGTTGGCTGAAAACGATGCCTTGGTTAAGGCACAAGAAATCACACACAGCTACCCATTTGACTGGCGTACAAAGAAGCCAGTTATCTACCGTGCGGTACCACAATGGTTTGCATCTATCGAACCATTCCGTCAAGAAATCTTGGATAGCTTGGATGAAGTTGACTTCCAACCTGCATGGGGAAAGAAGCGTCTAGGAAACATGATCCGTGACCGTGGCGATTGGGTTATCTCACGTCAACGTGTTTGGGGTGTTCCATTGCCAATCTTCTACGCAGAAGATGGTACACCAATCTTGGATCCCGCTTTGATTGATCACGTGGCGGACTTGTTTGCAGAAAACGGTTCAGACATCTGGTTTGAAAAGGAAGCGGCTGACTTGTTGCCTGAAGGCTACTCAAATGAACACTCACCAAATGGTGTGTTCACTAAGGAAACAGACATCATGGACGTCTGGTTTGACTCAGGTAGCTCACACGAAGGTGTGTTGAAGGAACGCGAATACTTGAATTTCCCAGCCGATGTTGTGCTTGAAGGTTCTGACCAATACCGTGGATGGTTTAACTCATCATTGATTACATCAGTGGCTGTTAACCACAAGGCACCTTACAAGCGTGTTATCTCTCAAGGTTTCGCCTTGGACGGTAACGGAGACAAGATGTCTAAGTCAATTGGTAACACAATTGTGCCAGAAGAAATCGTTAAGGACATGGGTGCCGAAATCATCCGTCTTTGGGTCACTTCTGTAGACACATCCGCTGACGTACGTGTATCTAAGGAAATCTTGGCTAAGACTTCTGACACATACCGTAAGATCCGTAACACAATGCGTTTCTTGTTGGCTAATACAGATGACTTTAACCCTGAAACTGATGCAGTGGCATTTGCTGACATGACACCAGTTGACCAATACTTCTACACACGTTTCAACGAATTCGTACGTGAAGTGAAGGCTGCCTACGATGCTTACGACTTCCAAGCAATTAACAAGTTGATCATCAACTTCATCAACGTTGACTTGTCAGCGTTCTACTTGGACTTCGCCAAGGACATCTTGTATGTTGAAGCACCGAAGGGACAACTACGTCGTTCACTACAAACTGTCTTGTACAAGATTGTGGTTGATATGAACAAGTTGTTGTTGCCAATCTTGCCACACACAGCAGAAGAAATTTTCGAATACTTGCCATTTGAAACAGCAGACTTTGCCTACCTAACAGAAATGGCTGAAGTCGAAGATCTAGGTGATACATCAGCCTTGATCGCTAACTGGCAACAATTCATGTCATTGCGTGATGCAGCCAACAAGGCTCTTGAAATCGCACGTGATGAAAAGTTGATTGGAAAGCCTGCTGAAGCAGCGCTAACAGTTTACTTGACTGATGCACAGGCTGAATTGCTAAACGCTCTTGGCCAAGATGTACGTGGACTATTGCTAGTTTCACAACTACACCTTGAAAACATTGCGGACGCACCAGCTGAAACAGCCGTCTTTGACGACTACACAATCGCAGTGGCCCATGCTGAAGGTGAATTGTCACCTCGTGACCGTATGTACCACACTGATTTGGGTGCTGATGCTGACTTCCCAATGTTGTCAGCCCACGAAGCACAAATCGTGCGTGAAAACTACCCTGAAGCATTGGCTGAAGGGCTAGAATAAGCTTTAAACGCTCCTAGAAATAGGGGCGTTTTTTGTTATCAACTAAAAGAAATTTATGTCGAAAAGCGGAACCTGTGGCATAATTGAACTATATATACAAAGCGAGTTTTTGCGGAAAAGGATGAACAAACATGACGAAGTTATACTTTATTCGCCACGGTAAAACAGAGTGGAATCAAGAAGGACGTTTTCAAGGTAAAGATGGTGATTCACCATTACTGGCGGAATCCTTTGAACAAATTAAGTTGTTAGGGGCATCTTTGAAAGATGTAACATTTAAGCATGCTTTTACGAGTCCAATTAAGCGTGCATGCGACACAGCTGAATTGACACTTAAAGCGATGGACGCAACTGACGTTCCTTTGACCAAGTTACCAGGATTAGCTGAATTTGGGATGGGTGTCTGGGAAGGCATGCGGTTTGTGGACGTAGAAGCTGGTTGGCCTGAAATGCTATACGCATACCGTCACCAGCCCAATCTATTTGATGCAGCGCAAGTTGATGGTGCAGAATCATTTGCCCAAGTGCAAGGCCGCTTTACTGAAGCAGTTAAGCAAGCTGTAGCTGAATTT from Weissella ceti carries:
- a CDS encoding DivIVA domain-containing protein, whose translation is MKMITPQEIHAKQFTERSNKWFDKSEVTDFLDQLAIQLEEMQQENNNLRTRVSDADQNYAQVEEMKQSVNSSILIAQEAAERLKRQTEAEAEATLQQAQIEAQKIVMEANVKANALLTESQVANEELAKHHEGLENEMAAFKSHVESLIGNVSEMLSSKDWAEFQTKGRQASLAIVPEMETPVYETEAAVAEAPVVEEDKTETMVIFPDLEENNENFLNKD
- the ileS gene encoding isoleucine--tRNA ligase, yielding MKIKETLNLGKTKFPMRGNLPQTELQRENVWFENKVYEARQKLNEGKPWFMLHDGPPYANGNIHIGHAMNKISKDILVRYKSMNGFNAPFVPGWDTHGLPIEQQLTKAGKDRKKVGPVIWRKMAAEFADKQVKKQKDDFKRLGISAEWDKPYLTKDQDFEAAEVRVFGKMVARDLIYRGKKPVLWSWSSESALALAEIEYHDVTSTSVSFSERVVDGKGVLDNDTYFVVWTTTPWTIPASQAIAVNPTFEYVVVKPANSDKKFVVANARLAGAAADFGWEEYEIVKTVKGSDIDRVTAQHPYLDREILVINGDHVTDEAGTGLVHTAPGFGEDDFYAAQSYDLPVIMNVDGQGKLTAETGEDFAGVFYEDANEISLAKLAENDALVKAQEITHSYPFDWRTKKPVIYRAVPQWFASIEPFRQEILDSLDEVDFQPAWGKKRLGNMIRDRGDWVISRQRVWGVPLPIFYAEDGTPILDPALIDHVADLFAENGSDIWFEKEAADLLPEGYSNEHSPNGVFTKETDIMDVWFDSGSSHEGVLKEREYLNFPADVVLEGSDQYRGWFNSSLITSVAVNHKAPYKRVISQGFALDGNGDKMSKSIGNTIVPEEIVKDMGAEIIRLWVTSVDTSADVRVSKEILAKTSDTYRKIRNTMRFLLANTDDFNPETDAVAFADMTPVDQYFYTRFNEFVREVKAAYDAYDFQAINKLIINFINVDLSAFYLDFAKDILYVEAPKGQLRRSLQTVLYKIVVDMNKLLLPILPHTAEEIFEYLPFETADFAYLTEMAEVEDLGDTSALIANWQQFMSLRDAANKALEIARDEKLIGKPAEAALTVYLTDAQAELLNALGQDVRGLLLVSQLHLENIADAPAETAVFDDYTIAVAHAEGELSPRDRMYHTDLGADADFPMLSAHEAQIVRENYPEALAEGLE
- a CDS encoding YlmH family RNA-binding protein is translated as MDELKQHFRPSEVAFVNQAQGWVNQASKEYRPILTSFLNPRQRYILTTLVNRQNELRLEANGIFSDAESQRVLIMPDYYEAQSSDFDMTLMEIEYAQKFATLQHRTILGALVHSGLKRESFGDIVVDENQRWQIAVSNSIAPFVQQNLVRLGRQKVKAIPVNDDQAITLVQDWVESDVTVTSLRLDTLVAQAYRLSRTQAKELVERGLVRVNWTEIIQPDFTVATGDMLSVRGYGRVRLVQDNGITKKEKHRLTIAVIQK
- a CDS encoding cell division protein SepF, translating into MAFNIKELFIPADEYDEEVVDQAGSDNMENADVKEPVNRSKKVQRNVISMDGNRAAPSKIALYEPRTYADAQTIATQILQGEAVIVNFGGIDERNQLRVLDYIAGAAFAVDGMVERVGEQIFLATPHNFEITGSISQNPNQ
- a CDS encoding YggT family protein, with protein sequence MGMIFYGLSLVLQAFQIIIVVWALLSWLPGGQQSGFGQALGRLADLVVGPIRRILPTVGMFDFSPLVAILLLQGAQYGLVNIARTVLYG
- a CDS encoding histidine phosphatase family protein; protein product: MTKLYFIRHGKTEWNQEGRFQGKDGDSPLLAESFEQIKLLGASLKDVTFKHAFTSPIKRACDTAELTLKAMDATDVPLTKLPGLAEFGMGVWEGMRFVDVEAGWPEMLYAYRHQPNLFDAAQVDGAESFAQVQGRFTEAVKQAVAEFGGEDVNLIFFSHGMSLTAGMAALVKIPLAETRARGGLSNTSTSILETHDGETFVELTRNDTTYLNLGDDQTNTV